A stretch of Malus sylvestris chromosome 11, drMalSylv7.2, whole genome shotgun sequence DNA encodes these proteins:
- the LOC126589019 gene encoding protein EARLY FLOWERING 4-like, with translation MDDDATRTDIHRHKSRKRRLSAAEERSNDELDQEVDVEVWEALSKSFMQVQSVLDQNRALIQQANDNHQSRAPDDLTRNVSLIREINSNISKVISIYSDLSANFSGIVHQHRAAITPAKNDNDSREKGDRKLDPVKSGVESQ, from the coding sequence ATGGACGACGACGCCACCAGAACCGACATCCACCGCCACAAAAGCCGCAAGCGCCGCCTGAGCGCAGCTGAGGAGCGCAGCAACGATGAATTGGATCAGGAGGTCGACGTGGAGGTCTGGGAGGCGCTGAGCAAGAGCTTTATGCAGGTCCAGTCCGTACTGGATCAGAACCGCGCCTTGATCCAGCAGGCCAACGACAACCACCAGTCCAGAGCCCCCGACGACCTCACCCGAAACGTTTCCTTAATCCGCGAGATCAACTCCAATATCTCCAAAGTCATCTCGATTTACTCCGATTTGTCGGCCAATTTCTCCGGCATTGTCCACCAGCACCGCGCCGCCATAACCCCCGCCAAGAACGACAACGACAGCCGCGAGAAAGGGGATCGGAAATTGGATCCGGTGAAATCGGGCGTTGAATCGCAGTGA
- the LOC126589012 gene encoding 2-oxoglutarate-dependent dioxygenase AOP2-like — protein MVSKTQPKVVPVVDLSDENLKPGTDAWLLACKQVQHALEEYSCFEAVYNKATLEIHNSIFSAIKELCDLPLETKMQKASDRPFHHYFGQLPLNPRYETLGIQDPASLEGAQRFTSIMWPAGNDRFRESVHSFSKVVVELDQMVKRMVFDAYGVGRLYDSYKASTTYQLRCINYKSQLTNETTDVGLIPHTDKNFTSILHQNDVGGLQIKTKDGEWIEAAPSSPSSFLVLASDLFMAWSNDRISACEHQVVLKEKKARYSLALFSYIGDGVVQVPEEFVDDKHPLKYKPFGHFDYLRFYETDEEARKSKNPIKAYCGV, from the exons ATGGTGTCGAAAACTCAGCCTAAGGTGGTTCCTGTTGTAGACTTATCCGATGAAAACTTGAAGCCTGGAACAGATGCATGGCTCTTGGCATGCAAACAAGTCCAGCATGCACTAGAAGAGTACAGCTGCTTTGAAGCTGTTTACAATAAAGCTACTTTGGAAATCCACAACTCTATCTTTTCTGCGATAAAAGAACTTTGTGATCTTCCATTGGAAACTAAAATGCAGAAGGCCAGTGATAGGCCTTTCCACCACTATTTTGGCCAACTTCCACTCAATCCTCGCTATGAGACCTTGGGCATTCAAGATCCAGCATCCTTAGAAGGAGCTCAACGCTTCACAAGTATCATGTGGCCAGCAGGAAATGACCGTTTTCG TGAAAGTGTTCATTCCTTCTCAAAGGTGGTGGTAGAATTGGATCAAATGGTGAAACGAATGGTGTTTGATGCTTATGGTGTGGGGAGGCTTTATGATTCTTACAAGGCATCAACCACTTACCAGCTTAGATGCATTAATTATAAATCACAACTTACGAATGAGACTACTGATGTGGGACTGATTCCTCACACGGACAAGAATTTCACATCCATACTACACCAAAATGATGTCGGTGGTCTGCAGATCAAAACAAAGGATGGCGAGTGGATTGAGGCTGCACCTTCTTCACCTTCATCATTTCTAGTGTTGGCATCCGATTTATTCATG GCATGGAGTAACGACCGAATATCCGCCTGTGAGCATCAAGTCGTCCTGAAAGAGAAGAAAGCAAGATATTCACTGGCATTATTCTCATATATAGGTGATGGAGTTGTGCAGGTACCTGAAGAGTTTGTTGATGACAAACACCCCTTAAAATATAAGCCATTTGGTCATTTCGATTACCTTCGTTTCTACGAAACTGATGAGGAGGCCCGGAAATCTAAGAATCCTATCAAAGCCTACTGTGGTGTTTAA
- the LOC126589020 gene encoding protein EARLY FLOWERING 4-like, translated as MDDDATRTDIHRHKSRKRRLSAAEERSNDELDQEVDVEVSEALSKSFMQVQSVLDQNRALIQQANDNHQSRAPDDLTRNVSLIREINSNISKVISIYSDLSANFSGIVHQHRAAITPAKNDNDSRVTGDRKLDPVKSGVESQ; from the coding sequence ATGGACGACGACGCCACCAGAACTGACATCCACCGCCACAAAAGCCGCAAGCGCCGCCTGAGCGCAGCTGAGGAGCGCAGCAACGATGAATTGGATCAGGAGGTCGACGTGGAGGTCTCGGAGGCGCTGAGCAAGAGCTTTATGCAGGTCCAGTCCGTACTGGATCAGAACCGCGCCTTGATCCAGCAGGCCAATGACAACCACCAGTCCAGAGCCCCCGACGACCTCACCAGAAACGTTTCCTTAATCCGCGAGATCAACTCCAATATCTCCAAAGTCATCTCGATTTACTCCGATTTGTCGGCCAATTTCTCCGGCATTGTCCACCAGCACCGCGCCGCCATAACCCCCGCCAAGAACGACAACGACAGCCGCGTGACAGGGGATCGGAAATTGGATCCGGTGAAATCGGGCGTTGAATCGCAGTGA